DNA sequence from the Selenomonas timonae genome:
CGGGAACGCTCACCGACCCGCGCTGGCGTGCGCTCGTCGAGGAAGGCAAGATTGTCGGTACGGAGATCTATGTTGTTTCACATGACCCCGTGACCTATGCCGAGCTCAAGGAGGATCTCTTCCGCCGCTTCGGCGCGGCGCGCGTCACCGTCCACACAGTTGGTGCGGACGAGGTCATCGCCGTCAAGGATCACTACGAAGCATTTGAAAAGCGCAACATCGGGCTGCCGTCCAATGAGATGCGCGCCGTCAATGCGGCGGGCTTCGACGTGATCGCGCGTCCCTCGAACTACCACGACTGCAGGCCGGACGATGTGCGTGCGGTATTTTCACGCATGGACGGGATTGCGGTCTCGGCGATTGTGTTCTCGGGGCAGGAGACCCTCGGTGCACCGAAGGCGCTACAGACGACGATCGACGAGATGCGCGCACGCCGTCTCCCCCTCGGTCTCATCGAGGGCGTGACCCAGCTGCAGTTCTACCGCCAGCAGGGCATGGACGAGATCGCGGAGGGCGTCGGCTACGGCAATGTTGCGCGCCTTTACTCGATCCCGAAGGACGAGCTGAAGAAGCTCAAGATCGCAGATGCCGTCGAGCGCTGGGTGACGACGGACGAGGAGCGGAACATCCGCATCAACCTCCTGCGCATCTACGACGAACCCGCGCCGAACATGAGCCTCCTCGAGACAAATATGAAGTACTTCGGAGACACGCGCGCGGCGCTCGAGTCCCACGGATTCAAGATCGGGCGGGCTGGCATGTTCGCCTCCTATGAACCATCGCGCGTACTGCGCGCCCTCGTCATCATGGGCGTTGCGGCGGCAGGTGTGCTCTATCTCTCGCTTGTCATTCCTGCGTTCAATCGCCGCAGAAAAGCCGTCCTGCTCTTCTTCGCCGTTTCGGCTCTCATCACGATGATGCCGATCCTCATCGGCGCGGGGAGCAAGGTGCGGGTTGTCGCGGCACTTGCGAGTGCAAATCTCTTTCCAACGCTCGCCATCGTTGTGCTTCTCGATCTCCTGCGTGGTCGGCGCTTCCAGAAGAACGCGCCTACGTGGCGCATCCTCGTCGCAGGTCTTGTGCTGCTCGGTATCACGAGCGCGCTGTCGCTGATCGGCGCGTCCTATCTCTCGGGTGCACTCACGGACACGCGCTATCTTCTCGAGTTCGACATCTTCCGTGGGATTAAGCTGACCTTTGTCCTGCCGATGGTGCTCGTCGCCATTGCCTTCATGCAGCGGTTTGACATCTTTGACGGGCAGTTCGACGCCTCGGCGGGGGTGCTTGGGCAGCTGCGCGAGATCATGGCGACGCCCGTGCGCGTTGGCTCACTCCTCGGCGGGCTCGTCCTCATCGGGGCGCTCGTCGTGCTCGTCCTGCGCAGCGGGCATACCTCGGGCATGCCTGTGCCCGGCATCGAGCTGAAGATGCGCGCGGCACTCGAGCAGCTCTTCTACGCGCGCCCCCGCACGAAGGAGTTCCTGATCGGGCACCCTGCGTTCCTGCTCGCGCTCTATGGTGCGGCGCGCAGGTGGCGGACGTGGATCATCTTCGGACTCGTGCTCGTCGCGACCATCGGACAGGGGTCGATGGTGGAAACCTTTGCGCATATGCGCACGCCGATCGAGATGTCGCTTGTGCGTGGCATCGGCGGCATCTTCCTCGGTGGTGCAATCGGCGCGGTACTCGTGGCACTTGTCGCCGCATGGAATCATCTCTTGGAGCGCGTGAAAAGGGAAGGATAGCCTTTTCATGCGTGCTCTTCGCGAACGCTTAGTTGCGCAAGCGGTCGTGTGCTCGTCCGCCTAAATACCGACGGATTTCAAACGCGCTTCGCTTGAACGGTAGAAATCCGTCGGGGGCGGGTCGCACACTCTGCTCCGCTTGCTCCACTAGGGTTCGCTCAGAGCATCGCATCATTTTGTACGGCAATACCGTATAACAAAGCCTTCCCTGCCGCAGCGGGGGAAGCAATCATAGGAATGGGAAACGGAACGGAGGGCATTCTACCCGATGAAGCGGATCGTTGTATCGGGGTACTACGGGGCAAAGAACGCAGGCGATGAAGCCATGCTCGCGGCGATGCTCGAGGTACTCGCGGATTTGGACCCGGAACTTCATATCACCGTCATCACCGCCGACCCTGCTGACACCGAGCGCCGGCACGGCGTGCACGCTGTCGGCTCCTTTGACATGGGCGGCATCCTCGGTGCACTGCGCCGCGCCGACCTCCTCATCAGCGGCGGCGGTAGCCTCCTGCAGAACGTCACAAGTCGTCGCAGCCTCTACTACTACATGGGCATTATCCTGCTTGCCCTCCTCCTCGGGAAAAAGGTCATGCTGTATGCGCAGGGCATTGGCCCTGTCACGGGGCGTTTTGCCTGCCACTGCATGCGCTGGCTCGGCAACCGCGTCTCGCTCATCACCGTGCGTGACGAGGGTTCGATGGCGGAGCTGCGCCGCCTCGGCATCACGCGCCCGCCGATGGAATGCACGGCGGATCCCGTACTCGGCATCCATCCCGTCGGCCGTGAGGCGGGGCGCGCCATCCTCAGCAGCTGCGGCGCAGATGGGGCAAAGCCCGTTGTCGGCATCTCCGTGCGCGACTGGCAGGGCTGGCAGCACTACAAGGAAATCCTCGCCGAGATCAGCGATGCTGTTGTACGCGAACTCGGCGCGCGCGTCATCTTCCTGCCCATGCAGTACCCCGAGGATGTAAAGACGGCAAAGACCGTTGCCGCATGGACGCAGGAGGAGTGCACCGTCCTCGCGGATGAGTACAGTACGAGTGAGCTGCTCTCCCTCGTCGCAAACATGGATCTCATGATCGGCGTGCGTCTGCACGCCCTCATCTTTGCGGGCGTCATGGGCGTTCCCATGATCGGCATCTCATATGATCCGAAGGTCGACCGCTTCCTCCGCTCCATCGGCGAGAAGCCCGTCAACGATCTGCAGGACATTACGACTGCGAGCGTCCTGAAGGAGGTGCGCCGCAAATGGGCGGCGCGTCACGAATTCACGGCGGCGAACGCCGACCTCCTCACACAGATGCGGGGACTCGCGGCGCGCAACGCAGAGCTCGCGATGGGGCTTGTGCGGAAAAAATTGTAATTTCTCGTTGCATTTTCTTCTTGTCAATCAATACAATCGTTGCTATAATGAAAACAGAAAGAAACGTCCTATGACGGCATCTTTCCAAAGTCGCTAAGTTATGATCTATAACCGCTCATTTGTGGGAATGGGCGGTTACTTTTTTGTCATCGCGAGCATGTAGCCTGTGGCAACGATCAAAAAAGAATCGCTCCAATCTCAGACATATCCGCTCACCCCCCTTCGGGGGAAAGACACCGCCGCGAGATTGCTCCCGCCCAAGGACGTTTCATTTGCACTATACACTGTGGCACGAAAAAACACAAACAGATTTTCTACACAAAAGCCATCTCCATGCAAGGGGGCGGCTTTTTGTATGCTCTTACTCTTCGATTGCCACCTGCGTACCGACATCAATCTGTGACTTCAACGTGAGGAGATCGCTGTTGTGCATGCGGATGCAGGCGCTGCGGGCTGCGCTTGTTGTGCGGCGAGGGCGGCGTTCTGCTGCTGCGCGGTGGGCTGCCCCTGTGTCTGCGTCTGTGCGGGTGCAGGGGCGCTCTCTGTCGTTTGCTGCGAAGTGGCGGGCTCATCATCCGTCAGCTTGTCGATCACCTTGGTGACGGGATTCGCGCAGCCCGCCGTGGAGAGTAGGAGGGCGATGAGTCCGATGGAGAGGATGGGACCCATGGGGACAGCTCCTTTCTTTTTGCAGAGGAAATTTCTTCCTATAGCATAACGTGGTTCAGAATTGTCTGTATAGTTTGCGGATCGGAAAATAAGGGAGCACCCCTCGCAAAATTTTCTTGCCAATTCCCTCATCCTCTGATACAATATGTTCTGCTACAACGACATGATAAACACAAGATATAGTGTTTTACAAAGGAGTTCAAAACATGAC
Encoded proteins:
- a CDS encoding DUF5693 family protein; the protein is MKKFHYHPILLAAILVGFIASLVIGMERHAVEENSRTVELAVDYEGLLELAAREGLPAEDVLARAREVGITSLAVYETTFEKFNKNGKANAVQGADLLAAYHTGTLTDPRWRALVEEGKIVGTEIYVVSHDPVTYAELKEDLFRRFGAARVTVHTVGADEVIAVKDHYEAFEKRNIGLPSNEMRAVNAAGFDVIARPSNYHDCRPDDVRAVFSRMDGIAVSAIVFSGQETLGAPKALQTTIDEMRARRLPLGLIEGVTQLQFYRQQGMDEIAEGVGYGNVARLYSIPKDELKKLKIADAVERWVTTDEERNIRINLLRIYDEPAPNMSLLETNMKYFGDTRAALESHGFKIGRAGMFASYEPSRVLRALVIMGVAAAGVLYLSLVIPAFNRRRKAVLLFFAVSALITMMPILIGAGSKVRVVAALASANLFPTLAIVVLLDLLRGRRFQKNAPTWRILVAGLVLLGITSALSLIGASYLSGALTDTRYLLEFDIFRGIKLTFVLPMVLVAIAFMQRFDIFDGQFDASAGVLGQLREIMATPVRVGSLLGGLVLIGALVVLVLRSGHTSGMPVPGIELKMRAALEQLFYARPRTKEFLIGHPAFLLALYGAARRWRTWIIFGLVLVATIGQGSMVETFAHMRTPIEMSLVRGIGGIFLGGAIGAVLVALVAAWNHLLERVKREG
- the csaB gene encoding polysaccharide pyruvyl transferase CsaB — its product is MKRIVVSGYYGAKNAGDEAMLAAMLEVLADLDPELHITVITADPADTERRHGVHAVGSFDMGGILGALRRADLLISGGGSLLQNVTSRRSLYYYMGIILLALLLGKKVMLYAQGIGPVTGRFACHCMRWLGNRVSLITVRDEGSMAELRRLGITRPPMECTADPVLGIHPVGREAGRAILSSCGADGAKPVVGISVRDWQGWQHYKEILAEISDAVVRELGARVIFLPMQYPEDVKTAKTVAAWTQEECTVLADEYSTSELLSLVANMDLMIGVRLHALIFAGVMGVPMIGISYDPKVDRFLRSIGEKPVNDLQDITTASVLKEVRRKWAARHEFTAANADLLTQMRGLAARNAELAMGLVRKKL